In one window of Saprospiraceae bacterium DNA:
- a CDS encoding PorP/SprF family type IX secretion system membrane protein: protein MEKMKFSGKCFCWLISLLGLSVQAQQISLQGFHYKDPYKLIPAFGGLEGTLFASATFRNQWQGIAGQPQTFDLRVNLPLYLINSGAGLAIGKDETGLGQILYVQPSFNRVFHFDQLLFSAAAQFQYAYHNFSGQLARTPDGDYTNGQIDHKDPLLDTRSSNFQRWDAGISVAFQYDLYKFGLAVSGIFENGKASLPVPYRNTRHYLLHASYEWAWGRFKFLPTFALYSDLKSSQTEIFLGGEYNGNIFGGMHIRGYDDNSIESLGISFGFELSSKWSVGYLHEFYLGKITGSQLPKSQEFGLFYHFGKAIGEGKKPPVLRSPRYFD from the coding sequence ATGGAGAAAATGAAATTTTCAGGAAAATGCTTTTGCTGGTTAATCAGTCTCCTCGGTTTGTCTGTTCAAGCTCAGCAAATCTCATTGCAGGGATTCCATTACAAAGACCCTTATAAACTGATCCCTGCATTTGGAGGACTTGAAGGCACTCTCTTTGCATCTGCTACATTCAGAAACCAGTGGCAGGGGATTGCAGGACAACCCCAGACCTTCGACCTGAGAGTTAATCTCCCTTTGTATCTGATCAATTCAGGAGCCGGACTGGCTATTGGGAAAGACGAAACAGGATTGGGGCAAATTCTGTATGTGCAACCCAGTTTTAACCGGGTTTTTCATTTTGATCAATTGCTTTTCAGTGCTGCTGCCCAGTTTCAGTATGCATACCATAATTTTAGCGGACAACTGGCCAGGACACCGGATGGTGATTATACAAACGGACAGATCGATCATAAAGATCCTTTATTGGATACCCGGAGTTCCAATTTTCAGAGATGGGATGCCGGCATTTCTGTGGCTTTCCAGTATGACCTTTACAAATTTGGACTGGCTGTGTCCGGGATTTTCGAAAACGGAAAAGCTTCATTACCGGTTCCATACCGAAATACCAGGCATTATCTTTTGCATGCTTCTTATGAGTGGGCTTGGGGACGATTCAAATTTTTGCCGACTTTTGCCCTGTATTCAGATCTAAAAAGCAGTCAAACAGAAATATTTTTGGGCGGAGAGTATAATGGCAATATTTTTGGAGGGATGCATATAAGGGGTTATGATGATAATTCTATCGAATCACTGGGCATATCCTTCGGATTTGAGTTAAGTTCCAAATGGTCAGTTGGGTATTTGCATGAATTTTATTTGGGAAAAATCACCGGATCTCAGCTCCCAAAGAGCCAGGAATTCGGATTATTTTATCATTTCGGAAAAGCGATCGGGGAAGGGAAGAAACCACCTGTTCTGCGAAGTCCGAGATATTTTGATTGA
- a CDS encoding S8 family peptidase has product MILNPEANNANEIRDKLVKNCFKLIKKCPCGPGFELYEYPPIHGIEVAATTGAGASGRGIGDGLLLNVLFEFDEPKHLVNMDSFPFPDQEECSGAHISKIAIVDSGVDLETSVSQNELMRNGWLPFNDMGLTCVPNDYPRGIFYLDGALAGPPNDEHGHGSSVNSVAIGLSSSASAYKFSCKLNNVRVTANSTKEGNLFDALCGLYYAANQNPDVINISWGFENIVDPQDIQSVDRDKNFNDAFVQFSQYAKNKNIVIVAGAGNGSIHLCEFIKFYPASVAATQDNFITVGAINGAQTDMARFSNRAYIQDNLITVSVPGEDVVMAYPKYLQHNSTRTGYVKQSGTSFAAPLVTNIVAMTRSFYPDMPSSEIKTLLLNYSQPATSSEINNIQYQVLDYRLLARDLCRNEVNFPPAPL; this is encoded by the coding sequence TTGATTCTCAATCCTGAAGCAAATAATGCAAATGAAATTCGCGACAAACTGGTAAAGAATTGCTTTAAACTGATTAAAAAATGTCCATGTGGACCTGGTTTTGAGTTGTATGAATATCCACCAATTCATGGTATTGAAGTGGCTGCCACAACTGGTGCTGGAGCGAGTGGCAGAGGAATAGGGGATGGCCTTCTATTGAATGTCTTATTTGAATTTGATGAACCTAAGCACTTGGTAAACATGGATTCATTTCCGTTTCCAGATCAAGAGGAGTGTTCCGGAGCTCACATTTCAAAAATTGCAATTGTCGATAGCGGAGTGGACCTGGAGACATCAGTCTCACAAAACGAGTTGATGCGCAACGGTTGGCTTCCATTCAATGACATGGGGCTTACGTGTGTTCCAAATGATTACCCAAGAGGAATTTTTTACCTTGATGGTGCACTTGCAGGTCCTCCCAACGACGAACATGGGCATGGTTCGTCTGTAAATTCTGTTGCAATAGGTCTAAGCTCATCAGCGTCTGCATACAAATTTTCTTGTAAATTAAATAATGTGAGAGTTACAGCTAATAGTACGAAAGAAGGAAATTTATTTGATGCCTTGTGTGGTTTATATTATGCAGCAAACCAAAATCCTGATGTTATAAATATCAGTTGGGGTTTTGAAAATATCGTAGACCCACAGGATATACAATCTGTTGACAGAGATAAAAATTTTAATGATGCATTTGTTCAATTCAGCCAGTATGCAAAAAATAAAAACATTGTCATTGTTGCCGGTGCGGGAAATGGTAGCATTCATTTATGCGAATTCATCAAGTTTTATCCTGCCAGTGTTGCTGCAACACAAGACAATTTTATTACTGTTGGAGCTATCAATGGGGCACAAACAGATATGGCTCGCTTCTCGAATAGAGCTTATATTCAAGACAATTTGATTACCGTATCAGTGCCTGGAGAAGATGTAGTTATGGCATATCCGAAGTACTTGCAGCATAATTCGACAAGAACAGGGTATGTCAAACAATCCGGGACTTCATTTGCGGCTCCATTGGTGACTAATATAGTGGCCATGACACGTTCCTTCTATCCTGATATGCCATCATCAGAAATTAAGACGTTGTTGTTAAATTATTCTCAACCTGCAACTTCTTCAGAAATAAACAATATTCAATACCAGGTCTTGGATTATAGATTGCTGGCGAGAGATCTTTGCCGAAATGAGGTAAATTTTCCTCCGGCTCCTTTGTGA
- a CDS encoding CHAT domain-containing protein translates to MNTRRILSTNCWSWYLGLHVFVFSQCTDPNFNYKEISDDSCQKKLKEYNLKLNEISDTVLVTILDTISSMDCIETLDSVYLMLANRFHSKGNNYLSGNLTWALKFHRVSLKLRKLYYGDTLHVDVLRSWSNMGTAYMYDGNYYQALKYFDSVNINDNRFEVFPQIYNRSKASECFRIIGDYRQSIFQFEKALNTVFNCIRSHDCLSSENWKKTSWVVQDLIANGCLTYQASREYHKGLEIGSLGLDITKSHNSGVDSIKSLARIKMIMGNLWLDSANCVSSKNSSLQAYRNSLDFYDLAWRDFNKIQDTASMITAVRNKGATLFYLRQYDKAITTLKQGIYLNQIFRKNKKNEDAIALYINLGSNLIQAGAKSEGLENYKYAASLVTGQNLEIGQIPNLESFGDSYDLGLYLLGSLGRAHLLLADSSRSHGHYSQMAYDSLARLMNLIRAGYISDQAKLALAAKSRIWIPDAVWDMTKLFFKTGNEFFKKQAFHFAEHAKAFLLLEAARLQNSKQLLPDDLYRLELELNQIQLEDNENILKGEIIQGKQRRFIERLKSEAHAYYALKYQGVTEDPARDMIKLLDSDQSMIKYFIHDSALIIFAIQKDAFFLDTVQILKSHLYSKVSGFRKNINPVNELGLISEEYEKEFCSESKELYSLLIGKIRNKIQLNKRLVIIPDGVLSNLSFDALIITRDSVSEKVIDHVKAQNFLIQHFDISYSFSASMLELMNAPTNLNRFSKSFALIAPEFQKTSEYLSHMKYQKEEINEIYRAVPASTMLKSSTKQDFLNAKEQFRFLHISAHGFEASDPNESFISFDQKSDTPDSNQFLFLKELYHIPMHQELISLTACETALGTLHEGEGNLSLARGFTYAGVKALITTLWKIQTQGASKIIPGFYKKFFNEGKPKDVALAESKREYLNAGKAVYPDEWAGLILIGNTQAYSPANDGPNYLLMVLVSILILMLGIWISKYKFQNRKL, encoded by the coding sequence ATGAATACTCGTCGCATCTTGTCTACAAATTGTTGGAGTTGGTATTTGGGCCTGCATGTCTTTGTCTTCAGTCAATGCACAGACCCCAATTTTAATTATAAAGAGATCTCAGATGATTCGTGTCAAAAAAAATTAAAAGAGTATAACTTAAAACTGAATGAAATTTCAGATACTGTTTTAGTGACCATTTTGGATACCATTTCTTCGATGGATTGTATTGAAACCTTAGATTCAGTATATTTAATGCTTGCCAACAGATTTCATTCAAAAGGCAATAACTATCTCTCAGGTAATTTGACTTGGGCTTTAAAATTTCATCGGGTTTCGCTTAAACTCCGGAAATTGTATTATGGAGACACTCTTCATGTTGATGTATTAAGATCGTGGAGCAATATGGGTACAGCCTATATGTATGACGGGAATTATTACCAAGCCCTGAAGTATTTTGATTCAGTTAATATTAATGATAATCGATTTGAGGTGTTTCCACAAATATACAATCGATCCAAAGCGAGCGAGTGTTTTAGAATTATTGGTGACTATCGACAATCTATTTTTCAGTTTGAAAAAGCTTTGAATACAGTATTCAATTGTATTCGCAGTCACGATTGTTTATCGAGTGAAAATTGGAAAAAAACAAGTTGGGTGGTACAAGATTTAATTGCAAATGGTTGTTTGACTTATCAGGCGAGCCGGGAGTACCATAAAGGACTTGAAATAGGCTCGCTGGGATTGGACATCACAAAAAGCCACAATTCCGGAGTGGATTCGATAAAAAGTTTAGCAAGAATAAAGATGATCATGGGCAACCTCTGGTTGGATTCAGCGAATTGCGTTTCTTCGAAAAACAGTTCATTGCAGGCGTATAGAAATTCACTCGACTTTTATGATTTGGCTTGGAGAGATTTTAATAAGATTCAGGATACGGCATCCATGATTACTGCCGTCAGAAATAAGGGTGCAACACTTTTTTATTTGCGTCAATACGATAAGGCTATTACTACATTAAAACAAGGAATATATCTAAACCAAATTTTTCGAAAAAATAAAAAGAATGAAGATGCTATAGCACTATATATCAATCTTGGATCTAATTTAATTCAAGCGGGTGCCAAGTCAGAAGGATTGGAAAATTACAAATATGCTGCGTCACTGGTTACAGGGCAGAATTTGGAAATAGGCCAAATACCTAATTTGGAATCATTTGGAGATTCATACGATTTAGGATTGTATCTCTTGGGTAGTTTAGGGAGAGCACATTTATTATTGGCAGATTCTAGCAGGAGTCATGGCCATTATTCTCAAATGGCTTACGACAGCTTGGCTCGATTAATGAATTTAATAAGAGCAGGATACATAAGTGATCAAGCTAAACTGGCTTTGGCCGCTAAATCCAGAATTTGGATACCAGATGCCGTATGGGATATGACCAAATTGTTTTTCAAAACCGGGAATGAATTTTTCAAAAAACAGGCGTTTCATTTTGCCGAACATGCGAAAGCCTTTTTACTCCTGGAGGCAGCTAGATTGCAAAATTCAAAGCAATTATTGCCAGACGATTTATACCGACTGGAGTTGGAATTGAATCAAATACAATTGGAAGACAACGAAAATATCCTAAAGGGGGAAATTATACAGGGTAAGCAACGAAGATTTATTGAAAGATTAAAGAGCGAAGCTCATGCATATTATGCTTTAAAATATCAAGGCGTTACTGAAGATCCGGCACGCGATATGATCAAACTTTTGGATTCAGACCAATCCATGATTAAATATTTTATTCATGATTCAGCATTAATCATATTTGCCATTCAGAAGGATGCATTTTTTCTTGATACCGTGCAGATTTTAAAAAGTCATCTGTACTCAAAAGTATCAGGCTTCAGAAAAAATATAAATCCTGTCAATGAATTGGGTTTGATCTCAGAAGAATATGAAAAAGAATTTTGTTCTGAATCAAAAGAACTATATTCTTTATTGATTGGGAAGATAAGAAATAAAATTCAACTAAATAAGCGATTGGTAATTATTCCGGATGGAGTATTAAGTAATTTATCATTTGACGCATTAATAATTACCCGTGACTCAGTTAGCGAAAAAGTTATTGATCACGTAAAAGCTCAAAATTTTCTGATCCAACACTTTGATATCAGTTATTCTTTTTCTGCAAGCATGTTGGAATTGATGAATGCGCCTACTAATTTAAATAGATTTTCTAAAAGCTTTGCGTTGATAGCACCCGAATTCCAAAAGACATCGGAATATTTGTCTCACATGAAATATCAAAAGGAGGAAATCAATGAAATATACCGCGCCGTTCCCGCTTCCACTATGTTAAAATCCTCGACAAAGCAGGATTTTCTAAATGCAAAGGAGCAATTTCGTTTTCTTCATATTTCTGCTCATGGATTTGAGGCCTCAGATCCTAATGAAAGCTTTATTTCATTTGATCAAAAATCTGACACACCAGATTCTAATCAGTTTCTGTTTTTGAAAGAACTTTATCATATTCCGATGCATCAGGAATTGATTTCATTAACAGCTTGTGAAACAGCCCTTGGTACATTGCATGAAGGTGAAGGTAATTTATCTCTTGCCCGCGGTTTCACTTACGCCGGCGTAAAGGCACTGATTACAACACTTTGGAAAATCCAAACGCAAGGGGCTTCTAAGATCATTCCCGGATTTTACAAGAAATTTTTTAATGAAGGCAAACCCAAAGATGTCGCATTGGCAGAAAGTAAAAGGGAATATTTAAATGCCGGAAAAGCCGTTTATCCGGATGAATGGGCTGGCCTCATTCTGATTGGAAATACCCAAGCGTACTCTCCGGCGAACGACGGACCCAACTATCTCCTGATGGTGCTGGTATCGATTCTAATATTGATGCTGGGTATCTGGATTTCTAAATACAAATTCCAGAACCGGAAACTTTAA
- a CDS encoding thioredoxin domain-containing protein has translation MANNLNLSTSPYLQQHADNPVNWQRWSSEIIDRAKKEHKPILVSIGYSTCHWCHVMAHESFENHLTAEIMNEHFINVKIDREERPDLDHYFMNAVQAMGISGGWPLHCFLTEDGRPFYGGTYFPPEPKFGRPSWNQTLLSVAQAYQDKAKEIFEQARELNQHLEQLHAFKELKTEDFAFPDPEQMLQNLMRSADRLEGGFGSAPKFPQMQLIQLLLSLYYYEGNEEAARHALVSLQSICAGGIFDHVAGGFCRYSVDGNWNVPHFEKMLYDHAQICETLFQAYKLSKEPYLKIQAERSLVFFETCLKDPSGYFYSAMDADSDGEEGKFYVWETEELKSVLESDLNSFTGFYEWSPLDHVHPHKKVIRLKKEALETDEIFRKDQVLHVMREKLRQHRELRKSPSIDRKGIISWNAMLVACYAEAYKHTLDPEYKRKALDLTNTLMQFGFYPNRTLCRYLMDSKPVGFGYLEDYAFLLRALFESYQISFEMKYLEAAEDLLVKIKALFKSTNSVLFKMASGQNSDFGKEMIEWTESTYQNPNSIICSVARYLYQMTNKQIYRDLYSGMLDAMRPLVMKYPHATASWAIVMLQERNGVAHFHCEDPEILLKQLNAMYLPGMSLQYSSGTPGHFALCEGQVCYPPVSTIEELKTHFANRHVEWRK, from the coding sequence ATGGCGAATAATCTAAATCTTTCAACCAGTCCATACCTCCAGCAACATGCCGACAATCCCGTAAACTGGCAGCGCTGGAGCTCCGAAATAATCGATCGGGCAAAAAAAGAACATAAACCCATATTGGTCAGCATTGGTTATTCGACTTGCCACTGGTGCCACGTCATGGCTCATGAATCTTTCGAAAACCATCTCACGGCAGAAATCATGAACGAGCATTTTATCAACGTAAAAATTGACCGGGAAGAAAGACCCGACCTCGATCATTATTTCATGAATGCCGTACAGGCTATGGGAATCTCAGGTGGCTGGCCTCTTCATTGTTTTCTGACTGAAGATGGAAGGCCATTTTATGGGGGAACTTATTTTCCTCCGGAACCTAAATTTGGACGACCCTCCTGGAATCAGACACTGCTTTCTGTTGCCCAGGCTTACCAAGACAAAGCAAAAGAGATTTTCGAACAGGCCCGGGAGCTAAACCAACATTTAGAACAACTGCATGCGTTTAAGGAACTCAAAACAGAAGACTTTGCATTTCCGGATCCGGAGCAGATGTTACAAAACCTCATGCGTTCTGCCGACCGGTTGGAAGGAGGATTTGGATCAGCTCCAAAATTTCCACAGATGCAGCTTATTCAGTTGCTGCTAAGCTTATATTATTATGAGGGGAATGAAGAAGCTGCTCGGCATGCCCTTGTAAGTTTACAAAGTATATGTGCAGGAGGTATTTTCGACCATGTGGCCGGAGGATTTTGCAGGTATTCGGTGGATGGAAACTGGAATGTCCCGCATTTTGAAAAAATGTTGTACGATCATGCACAGATCTGTGAAACGCTGTTCCAGGCTTATAAACTCAGTAAAGAGCCCTATTTAAAAATACAAGCCGAACGATCGTTAGTTTTTTTTGAAACCTGCCTGAAGGACCCATCCGGTTATTTTTATTCGGCAATGGATGCCGATTCGGACGGTGAAGAAGGAAAATTTTATGTTTGGGAAACGGAGGAATTGAAATCTGTCCTCGAATCCGATTTAAATTCTTTTACCGGATTTTATGAGTGGAGTCCTTTGGATCATGTACATCCACATAAGAAAGTAATTCGCCTGAAAAAAGAAGCTTTGGAGACCGACGAAATATTTCGCAAGGATCAGGTTCTTCATGTAATGAGAGAAAAACTCAGACAACACCGCGAACTTCGCAAATCCCCTTCCATCGACCGGAAAGGCATTATTTCATGGAATGCGATGCTCGTTGCTTGTTATGCTGAAGCCTATAAACACACTTTAGATCCGGAATACAAAAGAAAAGCCCTGGATCTGACAAATACGTTGATGCAATTTGGATTTTATCCAAATCGAACGCTGTGCAGATATTTAATGGACAGCAAGCCGGTGGGCTTTGGCTATCTCGAAGATTATGCCTTTTTGTTGAGGGCCTTGTTCGAATCCTATCAGATCAGTTTTGAAATGAAATATCTGGAGGCAGCAGAAGATTTGCTTGTAAAAATTAAAGCATTATTCAAATCAACGAATTCGGTATTATTCAAAATGGCATCCGGGCAAAATTCCGATTTTGGAAAAGAAATGATTGAATGGACGGAATCGACTTATCAAAACCCCAACAGCATAATATGCTCGGTTGCACGTTATCTATATCAAATGACTAATAAACAAATCTACCGGGACCTATATTCAGGAATGCTTGACGCCATGCGTCCATTGGTTATGAAATATCCGCATGCCACAGCGAGTTGGGCCATTGTAATGTTGCAGGAACGGAACGGTGTTGCTCATTTTCATTGTGAAGATCCTGAAATTTTGCTCAAACAACTGAATGCTATGTATCTTCCCGGTATGAGTTTGCAATATAGCAGCGGAACACCGGGGCATTTTGCCCTTTGTGAAGGTCAAGTTTGTTATCCGCCTGTTTCAACGATTGAAGAACTTAAAACGCATTTTGCAAATCGCCACGTGGAATGGAGAAAATGA
- a CDS encoding metal ABC transporter permease, with the protein MEEILGQLSYFFQSDLGLRTLAIAVLVGAMCGMLGCFIVLRNMAMIGDALSHAILPGIVVAFIVLGYSNLGFFVGSVIAGLIAAFLITWLQQKLRVKNDAAIGIIFTFMFSLGVIGISWLSGKEGVHLDLKDFLFGNLLSVSLDDLILTVVLFVVVAGVILLYYRQLFVTTFQPVLAGTLGIRASHIHYLLMLLLSLVVVASLRSVGVILVVSMLITPASAALMLANRLHQVLICASLLGSFSAICGLILSIACDFPVGPSMAVMTTLIYALIAVFAPRKGFLPKYRARRNLQTRILIEDILKRTLQSGNVEITPEALAKITGHSENQLKTWFRKLVHLGLYRETQNKFTLTELGKTRAIQLVRAHRLWETFLVEELGLETDQIHEDAEHIEHYLSQDDLIKLDEELGYPETDPHGSPIPKI; encoded by the coding sequence ATGGAAGAGATTTTAGGTCAACTCAGCTACTTCTTCCAATCTGATTTAGGACTTCGGACCCTGGCCATCGCTGTTTTAGTTGGAGCTATGTGTGGTATGCTCGGATGTTTTATTGTCCTTCGAAACATGGCCATGATCGGAGATGCTCTCTCCCATGCCATCCTGCCCGGAATTGTAGTGGCATTTATTGTTTTGGGTTATTCTAATCTCGGATTTTTTGTAGGGTCGGTTATAGCCGGACTCATAGCCGCTTTTTTAATCACCTGGTTACAACAAAAACTACGGGTAAAAAATGATGCCGCGATAGGGATTATTTTCACATTTATGTTCAGTCTTGGAGTCATTGGAATTTCCTGGCTGAGCGGAAAAGAAGGTGTTCATTTGGATCTCAAGGATTTTCTGTTTGGAAACTTATTATCTGTTTCGCTCGATGATCTGATTCTTACGGTTGTATTGTTTGTGGTCGTGGCCGGGGTAATTCTATTGTACTACCGACAATTATTTGTGACCACTTTTCAGCCTGTATTAGCAGGCACACTAGGCATTCGTGCCAGTCATATTCATTATTTACTGATGTTACTTCTGAGTCTTGTCGTTGTGGCATCGCTCAGAAGTGTAGGAGTCATTCTGGTGGTTTCGATGCTGATTACTCCGGCATCGGCAGCATTGATGTTGGCAAACCGGTTGCATCAGGTTTTAATCTGTGCATCTTTATTGGGATCATTTTCGGCTATTTGTGGACTGATTCTTTCTATAGCATGTGATTTTCCGGTGGGCCCTTCGATGGCTGTCATGACAACATTAATTTATGCATTGATCGCAGTGTTTGCACCCCGGAAAGGGTTCCTGCCCAAATACCGGGCAAGGAGAAATCTACAAACCCGAATACTTATAGAAGATATTCTCAAAAGAACTTTACAATCCGGAAATGTGGAAATCACTCCAGAAGCACTTGCAAAAATTACCGGTCATTCTGAAAACCAGCTCAAGACCTGGTTTAGAAAATTAGTTCATCTCGGATTGTATCGCGAAACCCAAAATAAATTCACACTGACTGAATTAGGCAAAACCAGAGCAATTCAATTGGTCCGTGCGCACCGGTTATGGGAAACTTTTCTCGTTGAGGAACTGGGACTCGAGACTGACCAAATCCATGAAGATGCAGAACATATAGAACATTACCTTAGCCAGGACGACCTCATTAAATTGGATGAAGAATTGGGATACCCGGAGACAGATCCACATGGCTCGCCAATACCTAAAATTTAA
- a CDS encoding MBL fold metallo-hydrolase gives MRLTFLGTGTSQGIPVIGCTCSVCRSSDSRDRRLRTSALLEWPEINLLIDIGPDFRQQALEAGIKKLNAVLLTHEHADHTAGLDDIRPLNFLAGKIPFYAESRVRQDLMKRFHYAFEPHLYPGLPEIQFVDIQAGRSVMILDKKIDVFRIWHGKLGIVGFKSGGLVYITDASFIEDEVLDEIRNCKVLVLNALRKQMHHSHLHLEKALDYASQIHPEVCFITHISHQMGLHGELSAELPDQVKLAFDGLQIEVDGE, from the coding sequence TTGAGATTAACATTTTTAGGTACCGGGACCTCGCAGGGTATTCCTGTGATAGGATGCACTTGCTCTGTTTGCCGCTCTTCCGATTCAAGGGACCGAAGGCTCCGAACCTCCGCTTTACTGGAATGGCCCGAAATCAACCTGCTCATCGATATAGGACCCGATTTCAGGCAACAGGCCTTGGAAGCAGGAATCAAAAAATTAAATGCAGTTTTGCTTACACACGAACACGCCGACCATACGGCCGGGCTCGATGATATCAGGCCACTTAATTTCCTTGCCGGGAAAATTCCTTTTTATGCTGAAAGTCGGGTCCGCCAGGATTTGATGAAACGATTCCATTACGCATTTGAACCGCATTTATATCCGGGATTGCCGGAAATTCAATTTGTCGATATCCAAGCCGGAAGATCTGTAATGATCCTGGATAAGAAAATTGATGTTTTTCGCATTTGGCATGGAAAACTGGGCATTGTTGGTTTCAAATCAGGTGGACTGGTTTACATCACTGATGCCAGTTTTATTGAAGATGAAGTGCTCGATGAAATCCGAAACTGCAAGGTGCTGGTCCTGAATGCATTGAGGAAACAAATGCATCACAGCCACCTTCATCTGGAAAAAGCACTTGATTATGCCAGTCAAATCCATCCGGAAGTTTGTTTTATTACACACATCAGCCATCAAATGGGTTTGCATGGGGAATTAAGCGCTGAACTTCCCGATCAGGTCAAACTTGCTTTCGATGGTTTGCAAATTGAGGTAGATGGCGAATAA
- a CDS encoding PorT family protein: MKIGITTLLLGIIFTQVIHSQRFEGGLKLAGTLSQIDGDDIYGFHKPGYEAGVYVAAGLSKSTALETGISYNLRGSHYSKNDLLRVAFSLHYIDVPVLFVLRDWMTEKDGKEYYQMEFFGGLSVGKLIGSSSLSGVDEDFNKTDVSYILGASYFWSKNWGGSAKYTRSFTSLYEYSKNGGLVQMTSYYLSLGLKFKFN, encoded by the coding sequence ATGAAAATTGGAATTACTACCCTGCTGCTTGGAATCATATTCACCCAAGTAATTCACTCACAACGTTTTGAGGGAGGACTTAAATTAGCTGGTACACTTTCTCAAATTGACGGTGATGATATTTATGGTTTCCACAAACCCGGTTATGAGGCGGGAGTTTATGTTGCTGCTGGACTTTCTAAAAGCACCGCATTGGAAACCGGAATTTCATACAACCTGAGGGGTAGCCATTACAGCAAAAACGATTTACTCCGGGTAGCGTTTTCTCTTCATTACATCGATGTTCCGGTATTATTTGTACTGCGCGATTGGATGACCGAAAAGGATGGTAAAGAATACTACCAGATGGAGTTCTTTGGCGGATTGTCTGTTGGAAAACTCATTGGGAGCAGCAGTCTGAGTGGAGTCGACGAGGATTTTAACAAAACAGATGTGAGCTATATTTTAGGCGCTTCTTATTTCTGGTCGAAAAACTGGGGCGGCAGCGCAAAATACACCCGGTCATTTACATCCTTGTACGAATACAGCAAAAACGGTGGCTTGGTACAAATGACGAGTTATTACTTATCTTTGGGACTCAAATTTAAATTCAATTGA